A region of Tigriopus californicus strain San Diego chromosome 7, Tcal_SD_v2.1, whole genome shotgun sequence DNA encodes the following proteins:
- the LOC131883607 gene encoding cuticle protein 8-like: protein MNQAIRNGISIIRSDEQSTISPVPQFLLYSPNNMKVIFAVLALTVAALADNPPPSYQQPSTYQEPSYGPAQYNFDWNVKDDYSGNNYGQQEERNGDKTSGSYYVNLPDGRLQKVTYTVDGYGGYQAEVTYEGEATYAETKPYQPAAPAPAPGYQSY, encoded by the exons ATGAACCAAGCAATCAGGAATGGCATCAGTATTATCCGATCTGACGAACAGTCAACTATTTCACCCGTCCCTCAGTTTCTCCTCTACTCACCCAACAACATGAAG GTCATCTTTGCCGTCCTTGCCTTGACTGTTGCCGCTTTGGCTGACAACCCTCCCCCATCCTACCAACAACCCTCCACCTACCAAGAGCCCAGCTACGGGCCTGCTCAATACAATTTCGACTGGAACGTGAAGGACGATTACTCGGGGAACAATTACGGTCAGCAAGAGGAACGTAATGGCGACAAGACCTCCGGATCCTACTATGTTAACCTTCCCGATGGTCGTCTCCAGAAGGTCACCTACACCGTCGACGGTTATGGTGGATATCAAGCTGAGGTTACCTATGAGGGTGAGGCCACTTACGCCGAGACCAAACCCTACCAGCCAGCTGCTCCTGCTCCCGCCCCTGGTTATCAATCCTATTAG